From Miscanthus floridulus cultivar M001 chromosome 15, ASM1932011v1, whole genome shotgun sequence, the proteins below share one genomic window:
- the LOC136509399 gene encoding phospholipase A1-Igamma1, chloroplastic-like, which translates to MFAARLACQREHLNTSGPAGTQDTDLKYCYLAKAAYDAYDHGRCRYSVDRMLPALGLGDHGYVATAFLYAAVNIVPVEHQQHWIGYVAVADKAERDRVLGYQYREIVVVWRGTSALDELFKDLEVNLQPIHGEESNKLVLVENGIQSLYATSCDSDACKNNHGSAKDHVLAELRRLVTYLRNKCPGDKIHVTATGHSLGGALATLTAWDAAAHEALAGVVVRAVTFGAPRVGNQAFCDELVGPRGVKVHRVIVDRDVVPSLPPTSFGYADAGSDVRLLHSERVVPVPFLTLLVSWHFHSLKEYLRILDSDYHERPVQVQVQDPPPVPADQFLPLPEAELDHQLNLTLPS; encoded by the coding sequence ATGTTTGCCGCCCGCTTAGCTTGCCAACGCGAGCATCTAAACACGTCCGGTCCAGCAGGCACACAAGATACGGACCTCAAGTACTGCTACCTCGCCAAGGCTGCCTACGACGCCTACGACCATGGCAGGTGCCGCTATTCCGTCGACCGCATGCTGCCCGCCCTCGGCCTCGGAGACCACGGCTACGTTGCCACCGCATTCCTCTACGCCGCCGTCAACATCGTTCCCGTCGAGCACCAGCAGCACTGGATCGGCTACGTCGCGGTCGCCGATAAGGCCGAGCGCGACCGCGTCCTCGGCTACCAGTACCGGGAGATCGTGGTCGTGTGGCGCGGCACCTCGGCACTGGACGAGCTGTTCAAGGACTTGGAGGTGAACCTCCAACCGATCCATGGCGAGGAAAGCAACAAGCTGGTGCTGGTGGAGAACGGGATCCAGAGCTTGTACGCGACCAGCTGCGACTCCGACGCGTGCAAGAATAACCATGGCAGCGCGAAAGACCATGTCCTCGCCGAGCTCAGGCGGCTGGTGACGTACTTGAGAAACAAGTGCCCCGGTGACAAGATCCACGTGACAGCCACCGGTCACAGCCTCGGCGGCGCGCTGGCCACGCTCACCGCGTGGGACGCCGCCGCCCACGAGGCGCTGGCCGGGGTGGTCGTCAGAGCCGTGACCTTCGGTGCCCCCCGCGTGGGCAACCAGGCGTTCTGCGACGAGCTCGTCGGGCCGCGCGGCGTCAAGGTGCACCGCGTCATCGTCGATCGGGACGTCGTGCCGTCGCTGCCGCCGACTTCCTTTGGGTACGCGGACGCCGGCAGCGACGTGCGCCTGCTTCATTCAGAGCGCGTCGTTCCCGTACCATTCCTTACATTGCTCGTCTCGTGGCATTTCCACAGCCTCAAGGAGTACCTGCGTATCCTAGACTCGGACTACCATGAGAGGccggtgcaggtgcaggtgcaggacCCGCCGCCGGTGCCGGCCGACCAGTTCCTCCCGCTCCCTGAGGCCGAGCTCGATCACCAGCTGAATTTGACTCTTCCGAGCTAG